The following are encoded in a window of Primulina eburnea isolate SZY01 chromosome 4, ASM2296580v1, whole genome shotgun sequence genomic DNA:
- the LOC140829974 gene encoding bidirectional sugar transporter SWEET5: protein MVDAETARTIVGIIGNVISFGLFLSPLPTFFKIWKAKSVQAFKPDPYIATVLNCAMWVFYGMPFVHPDSLLVVTINGIGFFIEIFYVTIFFIYSDWPKRKKILLALLIELVFMVVVVFITLVFLHGTKQRSMLIGILCIVFNIIMYTSPLTVMKRVIKTKSVKFMPFYLSLANFLNGMIWFSYALIKFDPYVMIPNGLGSLSGLVQLILYATYYRTTDWDDDGTGSTNQPEIQLQRTNSAAPV from the exons ATGGTGGACGCAGAAACAGCTAGGACCATTGTCGGGATTATCG gaaatgtgatctcatttggtCTCTTTCTATCCCCTCT TCCAACGTTTTTCAAGATATGGAAAGCGAAATCGGTGCAAGCATTCAAACCCGACCCGTACATCGCGACGGTGCTGAACTGCGCAATGTGGGTCTTCTACGGGATGCCCTTCGTTCACCCAGACAGCCTTTTGGTAGTCACCATCAATGGCATCGGGTTCTTCATCGAGATCTTCTACGTCACCATCTTCTTCATCTACTCTGATTGGCCCAAACGC aaaaaaatccTTCTGGCTCTGTTGATCGAACTGGTGTTCATGGTGGTTGTGGTGTTTATAACGTTGGTGTTTCTGCATGGTACCAAGCAAAGATCAATGCTCATCGGAATATTGTGTATAGTTTTCAATATCATAATGTACACATCTCCCTTGACCGTCATG AAACGGGTAATTAAAACCAAGAGCGTGAAATTCATGCCATTTTATCTGTCGCTTGCCAATTTTTTGAATGGCATGATTTGGTTTTCATATGCTCTCATCAAGTTTGATCCCTATGTCATG ATTCCGAATGGTCTGGGAAGTTTGTCTGGTCTCGTTCAACTGATACTCTATGCAACCTACTATCGGACCACCGACTGGGACGATGATGGCACCGGCAGCACCAACCAGCCGGAGATTCAACTGCAGAGGACTAACTCAGCAGCCCCTGTCTAA
- the LOC140829973 gene encoding protein DELETION OF SUV3 SUPPRESSOR 1(I)-like isoform X1, whose amino-acid sequence MFKLDFLGGMATEPPNPGTEEVEMDLFEDDDEFEDFDIDREWKEKEEGKEVAQQWEDDWDDDDVSDDFSLQLRREVESIAEKNEANST is encoded by the exons ATGTTCAAGCTAGACTTTTTAGGAG GAATGGCGACTGAACCACCAAATCCTGGAACTGAAGAAGTGGAGATGGATCTATTTGAAGACGATGACGAGTTTGAGGATTTTGATATTGATCGTG AGTGGAAGGAGAAAGAGGAAGGCAAAGAAGTGGCTCAACAATGGGAAGATGACTGGGATGATGATGATGTCAGTGATGATTTCTCATTGCAGCTTCGCAGGGAAGTGGAAAGCATCGCTGAGAAGAATGAGGCCAACTCTACTTGA
- the LOC140829973 gene encoding protein DELETION OF SUV3 SUPPRESSOR 1(I)-like isoform X2 has product MATEPPNPGTEEVEMDLFEDDDEFEDFDIDREWKEKEEGKEVAQQWEDDWDDDDVSDDFSLQLRREVESIAEKNEANST; this is encoded by the exons ATGGCGACTGAACCACCAAATCCTGGAACTGAAGAAGTGGAGATGGATCTATTTGAAGACGATGACGAGTTTGAGGATTTTGATATTGATCGTG AGTGGAAGGAGAAAGAGGAAGGCAAAGAAGTGGCTCAACAATGGGAAGATGACTGGGATGATGATGATGTCAGTGATGATTTCTCATTGCAGCTTCGCAGGGAAGTGGAAAGCATCGCTGAGAAGAATGAGGCCAACTCTACTTGA